A genomic stretch from Setaria viridis chromosome 1, Setaria_viridis_v4.0, whole genome shotgun sequence includes:
- the LOC140221601 gene encoding uncharacterized protein, protein MDAYCTEICKLEAHFDGLEFHHVPREHNIAADVLSKLGSKRAQVPIGVFVQDLQKPFIKILDPDQVNDSVEAPADPAPIDIMMIEAEEDWRVLFIALITD, encoded by the coding sequence atggatgcttactgcacGGAAATCtgcaaacttgaggcccacttcgatggtcttgagttccaccatgtccctAGGGAACACAACATCGCCGCCGACGTCCTGTCCAAGCTCGGCTCCAAGCGTGCACAAGTCCCGATCGGCGTCTTCGTACAAGATCTTCAGAAACCTTTCATCAAGATTCTGGACCCGGACCAGGTCAACGATAGCGTTGAGGCTCCAGCCGACCCAGCTCCCATTGacatcatgatgattgaggcagaagaagactgGCGCGTCctgttcatagccttgatcaccgaCTAG